TTCTGTTGAACTATCATCTGAGTACAGATATTTTGGGACAAAAAAAGAAACCTCGCTAGTAATAGCTATAACACAGTCAGGTGAAACAGCTGATACCTTAGCTGCTTTGAGAGAGGCTAAGAGCTCAGGGTGCAAAACACTGGTAATCACAAACGTCATCGGTAGCACAGCTATTAGGATCGCAGATGGCTATATCCTCACTCAGTCTGGTCCAGAGATAGGAGTAGCAGCAACAAAGACATTCATTTCACAGATAATAGTCTTATTTTTAGTTGCATTAAAAATCGGCTCAATCAATAATAAAGTAGGTTCAGACGAGTTATACCAGTATATGCTTCATCTTAGAGATTTGCCAAAACAAGTTAGAGCGATACTTGATAGAAGTGATGACATAATAGATATCGCGAAACAAATTAAAGACTCACAATCAATTTTCTTCATTGGTCGCGGGATAAACTACCCACTATCCCTAGAAGGTGCCCTTAAGTTAAAAGAAATATCATATATCCATGCGGAGGGTTTTGCTGCTGGTGAGCTAAAACACGGTCCATTTGCGCTCCTAACAAAAAACACACCAGTTGTAGCAATAGTAACCAGGGATTTCACCTACGATAAAATGCTTGCGAACATAGGTGAAGTAAAAACCAGGGGACCAATGGTGATTGCTATAGCTGATGAAAACGACACAGAAATCGACAAATATGCAGATTTTATCATCAGATACCCATCTAACCAGACGATGCTATCCTGTATAACCATCACAGTTCTACTGCAGCTTCTAGCGTATCATGTTGCGAACCTAAAAGGTTGTTCTATAGATAAACCACGTAACCTCGCTAAATCTGTTACAGTTGAATAAAAAAATTTGGAGATAGTGAAAGATATGAAATGTGTAATCCTTGCCGCAGGTGAAGGGAAAAGAATGCGCCCCTTAACCTACACTAGGCCGAAGGTTATGCTACCAGTAGCCAATAGACCTATACTGGAATGGAACCTAGTGAATGCAAAAAATGCTGGTTTAAAGGATTTCATCTTTGTAGTTGGTTACAAAAGCGAGATGGTTAGAGACTATTTTGGTGACGGCAAAAAATGGAAGGTAAACATAGAATATTTAAATCAGGGGAAACCACTAGGTACTGCACACGCAATTGGGATGACGGAGCATTTTGTTAACGATTTCATTGTTTTATGCGGGGACACAATTTTTGGTAAAAACGACATAAAAAACATTATGAAAAAAGGAATGAAAATAGGATTAGTAGAAGTAGAAAACGCAAAAGAATACGGCATTATTGAATTAAAAGGAAAAAAAATCAGCAAAA
The Candidatus Thermoplasmatota archaeon DNA segment above includes these coding regions:
- a CDS encoding sugar phosphate nucleotidyltransferase translates to MKCVILAAGEGKRMRPLTYTRPKVMLPVANRPILEWNLVNAKNAGLKDFIFVVGYKSEMVRDYFGDGKKWKVNIEYLNQGKPLGTAHAIGMTEHFVNDFIVLCGDTIFGKNDIKNIMKKGMKIGLVEVENAKEYGIIELKGKKISKIHEKMDEPFSKIINAGIYHFNRKIFNFIKKTKKSLRGEYEITDSINMLLEKETIAGVSLKEWRDVVYPWDLFDANEEILKKIDKKIEGEIEKNTKIKDNV